Proteins from a genomic interval of Nostoc sp. TCL240-02:
- a CDS encoding ABC transporter ATP-binding protein: MVQQPKLQETSSIQSMQRVLKSLSTYRWTSLGALVSLLLLTIANAVTPQLFRWGIDQGITQQNLQVVLYSAAWMVLAAIARGLFNFGQSYLAEAASQGVAYDLRNKIFSKIQNLSFSYHDQAQTSQLLTRVTSDIEQIRTFVGTSLIQVIGGIVTLVTIAVILLVMNWELALITLTAVPISAWLMARFVGRNNKLFRQVQEQLSDLNAVLQENLLGIRVVKAFVRESAERSRYTTLNDGLVKANMKTISAIHNTFPFIFLLSNFVTLAVFGYGGAQVIGRRFSIGELVAFNSYLALILQPILLIGFAAPAIAQSSASAERVYEVVDAEIEIRDRPGAVPFDTCVGRITFENVSFRYPGASTETLKEVSFETKPKELIAVLGMTGSGKSTIMNLLARFYDVTGGAVRIDGRDVKDFTLKSLRSRIGIVFQETTLFSGTIRDNIAYAKPDATLEQVIEVAKTAQMHDFIISLPDGYETIVGERGVGLSGGQKQRIAIARTLLTDYSILILDDSTSAVDAKTAAHIQAELDGLMRQKACTTFVVAQRISTVKNADRIFLMDKGRLVAQGTHEELMETSPLYGAILESQVKAKEKNDTKLT; this comes from the coding sequence GTGGTTCAGCAACCAAAACTCCAGGAAACTTCGTCGATACAGTCAATGCAGCGTGTGCTGAAAAGTTTAAGCACTTACCGATGGACTTCGCTAGGGGCATTGGTCAGCCTGTTGCTGTTGACGATCGCAAATGCGGTGACTCCACAACTATTTAGATGGGGAATCGATCAGGGTATTACCCAACAAAACCTCCAAGTTGTGCTATACAGCGCCGCCTGGATGGTACTTGCCGCGATCGCTCGTGGTTTATTTAACTTTGGGCAAAGCTATTTAGCAGAAGCAGCCTCTCAGGGTGTAGCTTATGACCTGCGAAACAAGATTTTCAGCAAAATTCAAAATCTCAGTTTCAGCTATCATGACCAAGCGCAGACTTCCCAACTATTGACTCGTGTCACCAGTGATATTGAGCAGATCCGTACCTTTGTTGGTACTAGCTTAATTCAGGTCATTGGTGGAATTGTCACACTAGTAACTATTGCAGTAATTTTGCTGGTGATGAACTGGGAACTAGCACTGATTACCCTAACAGCAGTGCCCATATCAGCATGGTTGATGGCAAGATTTGTCGGTCGAAATAACAAACTTTTTCGGCAAGTACAAGAGCAATTAAGCGACCTCAATGCTGTATTGCAAGAGAACTTGTTAGGAATACGGGTAGTGAAAGCCTTTGTCCGAGAATCAGCCGAAAGGTCGCGTTACACAACCCTAAATGATGGTCTAGTGAAGGCAAACATGAAGACCATTAGCGCCATCCATAATACCTTTCCCTTTATCTTTTTGTTGAGTAACTTTGTCACACTGGCAGTTTTCGGCTACGGGGGAGCGCAGGTAATTGGGCGTAGATTTTCCATTGGCGAACTGGTGGCGTTTAACTCCTATTTGGCGTTGATTCTCCAACCAATTTTGTTGATTGGATTTGCTGCACCTGCGATCGCTCAATCATCGGCTTCTGCTGAACGAGTCTATGAAGTTGTCGATGCAGAAATCGAAATTCGCGATCGCCCTGGTGCTGTTCCATTTGACACCTGCGTTGGTAGAATAACCTTTGAAAATGTTTCCTTTCGCTATCCAGGAGCCAGTACCGAAACTCTCAAAGAAGTTTCCTTTGAAACAAAACCCAAAGAGCTAATCGCCGTTCTCGGCATGACTGGTTCCGGGAAAAGCACAATTATGAACTTGCTTGCCCGCTTTTATGATGTCACAGGGGGAGCAGTTCGCATTGACGGAAGAGATGTCAAAGATTTCACGCTCAAAAGCCTGCGATCGCGAATTGGCATTGTATTTCAAGAAACCACCCTTTTCTCTGGCACAATCCGCGACAATATTGCCTACGCTAAACCCGATGCAACCCTAGAGCAAGTGATTGAGGTTGCAAAAACCGCCCAAATGCACGATTTTATTATCAGTTTACCCGATGGCTACGAGACGATTGTGGGTGAACGGGGCGTAGGCTTATCTGGTGGACAAAAACAAAGAATTGCGATCGCTCGAACCTTGCTAACCGATTACAGCATTCTGATTTTGGATGATAGCACCTCAGCCGTGGATGCCAAAACTGCTGCCCATATTCAAGCCGAACTAGATGGCTTAATGCGCCAAAAAGCTTGTACAACTTTTGTAGTAGCTCAACGCATTAGCACCGTCAAGAATGCCGATCGCATTTTTCTCATGGATAAAGGTCGATTAGTCGCCCAAGGCACTCACGAAGAATTGATGGAAACCAGCCCCCTCTACGGTGCAATTTTGGAATCTCAGGTAAAGGCTAAAGAAAAAAATGATACAAAACTAACATAA
- a CDS encoding effector-associated domain EAD1-containing protein, which yields MNLSGSELRRIVNAILSAYPTQADLAMMVQFELEENVDAIAGGGNLTQLVFNLVTKWAIPRGKISRLIIAAYETNPGNPELKEFYESVVFKKRFIVDSSVKTQDFGPDISWRGESDEIQLQSWLQPEPDYWDVGFLKRAIEQSASVCRLEIPSRKIMGTGVLITPNKVLTNYHIVKYSEEDNLETNVLNAVLKFGCLTSDNGLETQGKSFKLDRQKPILCFSKTEDLDYILLQVEAKITQATDIKPARWDSHKLPLEKMRLSVLQHPEGDSMKLSVSQDGITGVYQNSGLVQYVNKTALGSSGSPCFDENWYLVALHHAQRAKTFGSIREGILFVSIYQEIKDFLN from the coding sequence ATGAATCTCTCTGGTAGCGAATTAAGAAGGATAGTAAATGCCATTCTTAGTGCTTATCCCACTCAAGCGGATTTGGCAATGATGGTTCAGTTTGAATTAGAAGAAAATGTAGATGCGATCGCAGGAGGTGGTAATCTCACTCAGTTAGTATTTAATCTAGTGACAAAATGGGCAATTCCTAGAGGTAAAATCTCTCGTCTAATTATAGCCGCCTACGAAACTAATCCTGGTAATCCTGAACTCAAAGAATTTTATGAGTCTGTGGTTTTCAAGAAACGGTTTATTGTGGATTCTTCTGTCAAAACTCAGGATTTTGGGCCCGATATTAGCTGGCGTGGAGAAAGCGATGAAATTCAACTGCAAAGTTGGTTACAACCTGAACCAGATTATTGGGATGTGGGATTTTTAAAACGAGCAATTGAACAATCGGCATCCGTCTGTCGCCTTGAAATTCCCTCTCGTAAGATTATGGGAACAGGAGTTTTAATTACCCCTAATAAAGTGTTAACTAATTATCATATTGTAAAGTATAGTGAAGAAGATAATTTAGAAACTAATGTTTTAAATGCTGTCTTAAAATTTGGTTGTTTGACTTCTGATAATGGTCTAGAAACTCAAGGAAAATCTTTTAAATTAGATAGACAAAAGCCGATTTTATGCTTTAGCAAAACTGAAGATTTAGATTATATTTTATTACAAGTTGAGGCAAAAATTACTCAAGCAACCGACATAAAACCTGCTCGTTGGGATAGTCATAAATTACCTCTTGAAAAAATGAGACTTAGTGTGTTACAACATCCTGAAGGCGACTCAATGAAATTATCAGTCAGTCAAGATGGTATTACAGGAGTTTATCAAAATAGTGGTTTAGTTCAATATGTCAATAAAACCGCTTTAGGTTCAAGTGGTTCCCCCTGTTTTGATGAAAATTGGTATTTAGTAGCCTTACATCATGCTCAAAGAGCAAAGACTTTTGGCTCAATTAGAGAAGGAATTTTATTTGTTTCTATTTATCAAGAAATTAAAGATTTTTTAAATTAA
- the lepB gene encoding signal peptidase I produces the protein MKLSGDDCQKLVKAMLQAYPSKSDLEQIVRFELSESLDEIAAGQTTREIIFNLITWAEARGKLKILLEAICQDRPENFELQKTAEELLKKLNPLTKKSHKQQLNDREQLIENVNSELIARFQYSLDSINPINLRKEEQPLQVKRTYYVEIKGANLSNHSLSPNIDILDIFNEERVNGRLLILGNPGSGKTTTLLDLARKLLTLAKENEQNLIPVIFNLADWKPETQDINIFISILQKRFQFIPWFKLSKIQEDINIQDWLIEQLQQKYLVPRKIGVEFLKTTNNLVFLLDGLDELELKRQEKCILALNQFFSINNRGVICCRQEEYESYHQKLTLNSAVSLQELTNQQIENYLAELNFEFLWQDIQGDDSLLALAKSPLLLRMIALAYRNISFADWRRCETSQARLNYLFDAYTERMLNRDLGKRWQYKSYSQRQTKEYLAFLAQILKQEARTEFLIENIQPNWLINENQKKIYSLGLYLTQGAFVGTFLGCIINGIIFVLFKQQNFLATTISIIVGIIFALSTYFNYQEVKVASPIKFSLKGIIDHTILVTLIFLGVFGYLMDGWLGLRNTVIIGAISCIAFYTFTSEAQITSTGMQTANQGIYQSLKNSILVFIITCFLYTLLWVFLGNNYNMMGYVVTSLSLGIFAADCFGLYAVIKHSLLRLILSQGGYIPYNYARFLDYATTRLFLQRIGGRYRFMHDLLREYFAGNWSNNKCLYTLNQHTQPIQKIIIDSNGDFFVSASYDGTIKVWDLATGKLCYNLTKQHLMDNPDDTGLTRIAISFQLQQLISCRNDGIINIRDLNSLELIYSFPKYSDCIWRVATSSNGRILAVGAEDGKIFIYNLAQRELIHTLSGHNKAITFLAFSPDGSLLISGYLSGINIKIWDITTGKLKYTLRGNLGRSILQTLRPWLNKISISRSGTIYAVTFTPDGDTLITGSAGNGIEFWHPETRQKLKQLIGQSNWINSLVVSPDGEMLAGGTGEGAIELWHIKTGKLLASLQGHTDSVESLMFSPDGQRLVSGSDDKTIRIWQIAPIAEQITISSTIKTQSSSIPWAKIIPFLMVILTAIYVFFIVFFTPVILESDPVGAMSPTFQYDELIITDRLSYKFKPPQRGDVVIFNETPGMIKNGHHSYGEFYRRVLGLPRELVRVKDGKVYIDNKELKTFKIAKDRKEFIKLPKNTYMVIADNPNYNSSEPSLITVDQDYIKGRVIYCLFPCQHFEEIK, from the coding sequence ATGAAGTTATCGGGTGATGATTGTCAAAAATTAGTAAAAGCTATGCTCCAAGCTTATCCAAGTAAAAGTGATTTGGAGCAAATAGTAAGATTTGAGTTAAGTGAATCTTTAGATGAAATTGCCGCAGGTCAAACAACTAGAGAGATTATTTTTAATCTGATTACTTGGGCGGAAGCTAGAGGAAAATTAAAAATTTTACTGGAAGCAATTTGTCAAGATCGTCCTGAAAATTTTGAGTTACAAAAAACTGCTGAAGAATTGTTAAAAAAATTAAATCCTCTTACCAAAAAATCTCATAAGCAACAATTAAATGATCGAGAACAATTAATCGAAAATGTTAATAGTGAATTAATAGCTCGGTTTCAATATTCTCTCGATAGTATTAATCCCATCAATTTAAGAAAAGAAGAACAACCGCTTCAAGTCAAAAGGACTTATTATGTTGAAATCAAAGGAGCTAATCTTAGCAATCATTCCTTATCTCCTAATATTGATATTTTAGATATATTTAACGAAGAAAGAGTTAATGGCAGATTATTAATTTTAGGAAACCCTGGTTCTGGGAAAACTACAACTTTATTAGATTTAGCAAGAAAACTTCTGACTTTAGCAAAAGAAAACGAACAAAATCTTATTCCAGTTATTTTTAACTTAGCAGATTGGAAACCAGAAACACAAGATATTAATATTTTTATATCTATCTTACAAAAAAGGTTTCAGTTTATTCCCTGGTTCAAACTCTCAAAAATACAAGAAGATATTAACATTCAAGACTGGCTGATTGAACAACTTCAACAAAAGTATCTTGTTCCTCGTAAAATTGGGGTAGAATTTCTAAAGACAACGAATAATTTAGTTTTTCTTTTGGATGGTTTGGATGAGTTAGAACTTAAAAGACAGGAAAAGTGTATTTTAGCATTAAATCAGTTTTTTTCGATAAATAATCGAGGTGTTATTTGTTGTCGCCAGGAAGAATATGAGAGTTATCATCAGAAATTAACCTTAAATAGTGCAGTAAGTTTACAGGAGTTAACTAATCAACAAATAGAGAATTATTTAGCTGAATTAAACTTTGAATTTCTTTGGCAAGATATTCAAGGTGATGATAGTCTATTAGCTTTAGCTAAGTCTCCTTTATTATTAAGGATGATAGCTTTAGCTTATCGGAATATTTCTTTTGCAGATTGGCGTAGATGTGAAACTTCACAGGCACGATTAAACTATTTGTTTGATGCTTATACTGAGCGGATGTTGAATAGAGATTTGGGTAAAAGGTGGCAGTATAAATCCTATAGTCAACGGCAGACTAAAGAGTATTTAGCTTTTTTAGCACAAATTTTAAAACAAGAAGCGCGAACAGAATTTTTAATTGAAAATATCCAGCCAAATTGGTTAATTAATGAAAATCAAAAAAAAATTTATTCATTAGGACTGTATTTGACTCAAGGTGCTTTTGTGGGAACTTTTCTCGGATGCATTATAAATGGAATTATTTTTGTTTTATTTAAACAACAAAATTTTTTAGCAACTACTATCTCAATTATTGTGGGAATTATTTTCGCTTTATCCACTTATTTTAATTATCAAGAAGTTAAAGTTGCCTCTCCTATTAAGTTTTCTTTAAAAGGAATAATTGATCATACAATATTAGTAACATTAATATTTTTAGGAGTTTTCGGATATTTAATGGATGGATGGCTAGGCCTAAGAAATACGGTGATAATAGGAGCTATATCATGTATTGCTTTTTATACTTTTACTTCAGAAGCACAAATTACATCTACTGGAATGCAAACCGCTAATCAAGGGATTTATCAATCATTAAAAAATTCTATTTTAGTTTTCATAATAACTTGCTTTTTATATACTCTATTGTGGGTATTTTTAGGTAATAACTACAATATGATGGGATATGTAGTAACAAGCTTATCACTAGGAATATTTGCTGCAGATTGTTTCGGTTTATATGCAGTCATTAAACATAGCTTGTTACGTTTAATTTTATCGCAAGGAGGGTATATCCCCTATAACTATGCTAGGTTTTTAGATTATGCAACTACTCGTCTCTTTTTACAAAGAATTGGTGGACGCTATCGGTTTATGCATGACCTTTTACGAGAATATTTTGCTGGTAATTGGTCAAATAATAAATGTTTATATACTCTTAACCAACATACTCAACCAATCCAAAAAATTATTATTGATTCAAATGGTGATTTTTTTGTTAGTGCTAGTTATGATGGAACTATAAAAGTTTGGGATTTAGCAACTGGAAAACTATGCTATAATTTAACTAAACAACATTTAATGGATAATCCGGATGATACCGGATTAACAAGAATAGCAATCAGTTTTCAATTACAACAACTGATTAGCTGCCGTAATGATGGTATTATTAATATTCGAGATTTAAACAGTTTAGAATTAATATATTCTTTTCCCAAATATTCTGACTGTATTTGGAGAGTAGCCACTAGCTCAAACGGAAGAATTTTAGCGGTGGGGGCTGAAGATGGAAAAATATTTATTTATAATTTAGCACAACGAGAGCTTATACATACTTTATCTGGACATAATAAAGCTATTACATTTTTAGCATTTAGCCCAGATGGAAGTCTTCTTATTAGTGGTTATCTTTCAGGGATTAATATAAAAATTTGGGACATCACAACAGGTAAATTGAAATATACTTTACGAGGTAACTTAGGACGCTCTATTTTACAAACTCTGCGTCCTTGGCTTAATAAAATCAGTATTTCTAGGTCAGGAACAATATATGCTGTTACTTTTACACCCGATGGTGATACTTTAATTACTGGAAGTGCCGGAAATGGGATTGAATTTTGGCATCCTGAAACGAGACAAAAATTAAAACAATTAATCGGACAATCCAATTGGATCAATTCCCTTGTAGTGAGTCCTGATGGAGAAATGTTAGCAGGTGGAACAGGAGAAGGAGCGATTGAATTATGGCATATAAAAACTGGCAAATTATTAGCTAGTCTGCAAGGACATACAGATTCAGTAGAAAGTTTAATGTTTAGTCCCGATGGTCAAAGATTAGTGAGTGGTAGTGACGATAAAACAATTCGGATTTGGCAAATTGCTCCTATAGCAGAGCAAATTACCATATCATCAACTATTAAAACTCAATCTTCTTCGATTCCTTGGGCAAAAATTATCCCATTTTTAATGGTTATCTTAACTGCTATCTATGTCTTTTTTATTGTGTTCTTTACCCCTGTTATTCTTGAATCAGATCCAGTCGGAGCAATGTCCCCGACATTTCAATATGATGAATTAATTATTACAGATCGTCTTTCTTATAAATTTAAGCCACCTCAAAGAGGAGATGTGGTTATTTTCAATGAAACTCCTGGTATGATAAAAAATGGCCATCATAGTTATGGTGAATTTTATCGCCGAGTGCTTGGACTTCCGAGGGAATTAGTTAGAGTGAAGGATGGTAAAGTTTATATTGATAACAAAGAACTAAAAACTTTTAAAATTGCTAAAGATAGAAAAGAATTTATCAAACTTCCCAAAAATACCTATATGGTGATAGCCGATAATCCTAATTATAATAGCTCTGAACCTTCTTTAATCACCGTTGATCAAGATTATATTAAAGGTCGAGTAATTTATTGTTTATTTCCATGTCAACACTTTGAGGAAATTAAGTAA
- a CDS encoding L-histidine N(alpha)-methyltransferase, translating to MAQNFHDNSQVSSEMSTAISRTAKPSSEFYSIFSEEEILGIIFALEIRREIPLKYSYKGRGAKIWDDFYQKYIIPRWYRTSNVEIELLKNNFKYFNDKIQNGNKINIVDVGAGNSYPVKDFVQRLNKLDKVNKYVALDISEELLKLSKNNFKKWFPKVEFISSTIDIENNFVPQTLFQNKADLEIDNTAKIFLHLGVTIGNHQNRDEVFKNFRESMGKNDFLVFTNEIGSNSKWDGNVRGGCKYHVEEIYGWVKNKIGIESEDCELVRKYDLKTDSIVANMRFNHDYTINFSWIGIDKKVEISEGEEITIWRHHKYEMPKLLQELERSGLQLIQYSTDKYKSHIMVICKVASN from the coding sequence ATGGCTCAAAACTTTCATGACAATTCCCAAGTTTCCTCAGAGATGTCAACTGCTATCAGTCGTACAGCAAAGCCAAGTTCTGAGTTCTACTCTATTTTTTCGGAAGAAGAAATTTTAGGAATCATCTTTGCTTTAGAAATCAGACGAGAAATCCCATTAAAGTATTCTTATAAAGGGAGAGGCGCAAAAATATGGGATGATTTTTACCAAAAATATATCATTCCTAGATGGTATCGAACATCTAATGTAGAAATTGAGCTTTTAAAGAATAACTTTAAATACTTTAATGACAAAATTCAAAATGGTAATAAAATCAATATAGTAGATGTTGGTGCAGGAAATTCCTATCCAGTTAAAGACTTTGTTCAAAGACTTAATAAGTTGGATAAAGTCAATAAATATGTTGCCTTAGATATTAGTGAAGAATTACTGAAATTATCAAAAAATAATTTTAAGAAATGGTTTCCTAAAGTTGAATTTATCAGTTCCACAATTGATATAGAAAATAATTTTGTCCCACAAACCTTATTTCAAAATAAAGCTGATCTTGAAATTGACAATACAGCAAAAATATTTTTACACTTAGGCGTTACTATTGGAAATCATCAAAATAGAGATGAGGTATTTAAAAACTTTAGAGAGAGCATGGGCAAAAATGATTTCTTAGTGTTCACTAATGAAATTGGCTCTAACTCTAAATGGGATGGAAACGTCAGAGGTGGCTGTAAGTATCACGTAGAAGAAATATATGGATGGGTTAAAAACAAGATTGGGATTGAATCTGAAGATTGTGAATTGGTGAGAAAGTATGATTTAAAAACCGATAGTATAGTTGCTAATATGAGATTCAATCATGATTACACTATAAATTTCAGTTGGATAGGTATAGATAAAAAGGTTGAAATCTCTGAAGGTGAAGAAATTACTATTTGGCGACATCATAAATATGAAATGCCTAAACTTTTGCAAGAACTAGAACGTTCTGGATTGCAACTTATTCAATATAGTACTGACAAGTACAAATCACATATCATGGTAATTTGTAAGGTTGCCAGTAACTAA
- a CDS encoding type II toxin-antitoxin system HicB family antitoxin: MMFRYEIILYWSELDQAFIAEVPELSGCAADGDTYQEALHNVELVMQQWIATAKDLGRSVPQPRPRLMYI, translated from the coding sequence ATGATGTTTCGGTATGAAATTATTCTCTACTGGAGTGAATTAGATCAAGCCTTTATTGCTGAAGTACCAGAATTATCAGGCTGTGCTGCTGACGGTGATACTTATCAAGAAGCCCTACATAATGTAGAATTAGTTATGCAGCAATGGATAGCAACGGCTAAAGATTTAGGGCGTTCAGTTCCTCAACCTAGACCACGTTTGATGTATATTTAA
- a CDS encoding type II toxin-antitoxin system HicA family toxin has protein sequence MSQQDKLLDKILSGTSDTDIPFAQLWQLLYTLGFQERIRGDHRIFVKADVEEILNLQHKKGKAKSYQIKQVRAVILKYKLGTKNDVSV, from the coding sequence GTGAGTCAGCAAGACAAACTCTTAGACAAAATTCTCTCTGGGACTTCTGATACAGACATCCCTTTTGCCCAACTGTGGCAACTCTTATATACACTAGGATTTCAAGAACGTATTCGTGGCGATCATCGTATTTTTGTCAAAGCCGATGTTGAAGAAATATTGAACCTGCAACATAAAAAAGGCAAAGCTAAAAGCTATCAAATTAAACAAGTTCGGGCAGTGATTCTCAAGTATAAGCTAGGAACTAAAAATGATGTTTCGGTATGA
- a CDS encoding pentapeptide repeat-containing protein has translation MKNRILGAAAFLTTISLTTSVQAANSAHISQLLATKQCQNCDLANAGLVMADLSGANLSGANLTGANLSRANLSGADLRGANLSGASLFGVNLSEAKFSGANLAGADLRNTYLANAEMKGAYLNGANFQGAVGIPSQIASPEEFYALGVAEGQKGNQQQAISYFNQAIAIKPEYAGAYLARGVARYQILDRQGAFQDAQIAEKLFTSQNNAPGTQTAQAFIKELQTPVNEKVSAGKPSFVDFLGSLGSVLLQFFPF, from the coding sequence ATGAAGAACCGAATTCTAGGTGCAGCCGCATTTTTAACCACGATTAGTTTAACAACAAGCGTACAAGCAGCAAATTCTGCACATATTAGCCAATTATTGGCAACCAAGCAATGTCAAAACTGTGATTTGGCTAATGCAGGTTTAGTAATGGCTGACTTATCTGGAGCTAATTTAAGCGGGGCTAATCTCACAGGTGCTAACCTTAGCCGTGCAAATTTGAGCGGTGCAGATTTACGGGGTGCAAACTTGAGTGGCGCTAGTTTATTTGGTGTTAACTTGAGCGAAGCTAAATTTAGCGGTGCAAATTTGGCGGGTGCTGATTTGAGAAATACTTATCTAGCAAATGCAGAAATGAAGGGTGCTTACTTGAATGGTGCTAACTTCCAAGGTGCAGTTGGTATACCATCACAAATTGCTTCACCAGAAGAATTTTATGCTTTGGGTGTAGCGGAAGGTCAAAAAGGCAACCAACAGCAAGCAATCAGTTATTTTAATCAAGCGATCGCTATTAAACCAGAATATGCTGGTGCTTATTTAGCTCGTGGTGTCGCCCGTTACCAAATACTAGATAGACAAGGTGCATTCCAAGATGCCCAAATTGCTGAAAAATTGTTTACATCCCAAAACAATGCCCCTGGAACACAAACAGCCCAAGCCTTTATTAAAGAACTGCAAACACCGGTAAATGAGAAGGTAAGCGCTGGTAAACCTAGTTTCGTTGACTTTTTGGGAAGCCTCGGCTCAGTCTTGCTCCAGTTCTTCCCTTTCTGA
- a CDS encoding Coenzyme F420 hydrogenase/dehydrogenase, beta subunit C-terminal domain, with amino-acid sequence MTSVSPHKKAKALKPTSRRPAKELCSECGLCDTYYIHYVKEACAFINQQIGELEVETHTRSRHLDNPDELYFGVHQDMMAARKQQPIEGAQWTGIVSSIAIEMLNRGLVEGVVCVQNTKEDRFQPMPIIARTPEEILAARVNKPTLSPNLSVLEQIEKSGMKRLLVIGVGCQIQALRAVERQLGLEKLYVLGTPCVDNVNRAGLQKFLETTSRSPETVVHYEFMQDFRVHFKHEDGSSETVPFFGLKTNKLKDVFAPSCMSCFDYVNSLADLVVGYMGAPFGWQWIVVRNDTGKEMLDLVKDQLDTQPVTSKGDRKEAVQQSIPAYDKGVTLPMWAAKLMGVVIEKIGPKGLEYARFSIDSHFTRNYLYVKRNHPEKLEAHVPEFAKRIVGQYKLPE; translated from the coding sequence ATGACCTCAGTTTCTCCTCACAAAAAAGCCAAAGCCTTAAAACCTACCAGCCGCCGCCCTGCTAAAGAACTTTGTAGCGAGTGCGGACTATGCGATACATACTATATTCATTATGTCAAGGAAGCCTGCGCTTTTATTAATCAGCAAATAGGCGAACTAGAAGTTGAAACGCACACGCGATCGCGCCATCTCGACAACCCTGATGAGCTATACTTTGGTGTCCATCAAGACATGATGGCAGCGCGGAAACAGCAGCCCATCGAAGGCGCACAATGGACGGGTATTGTTAGCAGCATTGCCATTGAAATGCTTAATCGCGGCTTAGTTGAAGGTGTCGTCTGTGTGCAAAACACCAAAGAAGACCGCTTTCAACCCATGCCCATCATCGCCCGAACTCCAGAAGAAATACTAGCAGCGCGGGTAAATAAACCAACACTTTCCCCTAACCTTTCCGTATTGGAACAGATAGAAAAATCGGGGATGAAGCGGCTGTTGGTAATTGGTGTTGGTTGCCAAATCCAGGCATTACGAGCCGTAGAAAGACAACTGGGTTTAGAAAAGCTTTATGTTTTGGGTACACCCTGCGTAGATAATGTTAACCGCGCTGGACTACAAAAATTCTTAGAAACCACCAGCCGATCGCCAGAGACAGTTGTCCATTACGAATTCATGCAAGACTTCCGGGTTCACTTCAAACATGAGGATGGCTCATCAGAAACAGTGCCTTTCTTTGGTTTGAAGACCAACAAACTTAAAGATGTCTTTGCCCCATCCTGTATGAGTTGCTTTGATTACGTCAATTCCCTAGCTGATTTAGTTGTTGGCTACATGGGCGCACCCTTCGGCTGGCAATGGATTGTCGTTAGAAATGACACAGGTAAGGAAATGCTGGATTTGGTGAAAGACCAGTTAGATACTCAACCAGTTACGTCTAAAGGCGATCGCAAGGAAGCTGTACAGCAAAGTATTCCCGCTTACGATAAAGGCGTGACTCTCCCCATGTGGGCGGCGAAACTTATGGGTGTAGTTATCGAAAAAATCGGCCCCAAGGGTTTAGAATATGCGCGGTTTTCGATTGATTCTCACTTTACTCGGAATTATTTATATGTAAAGCGAAATCATCCAGAGAAATTAGAAGCGCACGTTCCAGAGTTTGCCAAGCGTATTGTTGGGCAATATAAGTTACCAGAATAA
- a CDS encoding ABC transporter ATP-binding protein, producing the protein MQDYARFPTTVRENVAFGNLPKMQDDEATREAIAEAGLARVIEKLDGGLETLLGKQEGGIDLSRGQGGII; encoded by the coding sequence ATGCAAGATTACGCTCGTTTTCCGACTACCGTGCGCGAAAATGTTGCCTTTGGGAATTTACCTAAAATGCAGGATGATGAGGCAACTAGGGAAGCGATCGCTGAGGCTGGTTTAGCTAGAGTAATTGAGAAGCTAGATGGTGGTTTGGAAACCCTTTTAGGCAAACAAGAGGGTGGTATCGATCTATCAAGGGGACAAGGGGGAATTATTTAA